A stretch of the Glycine soja cultivar W05 chromosome 13, ASM419377v2, whole genome shotgun sequence genome encodes the following:
- the LOC114381634 gene encoding uncharacterized protein LOC114381634, translating into MSNEKSMANILLNPWQPFLSSTSFKPPKKDKMSDHGRAKAASGSRNRLESKNIVNRTSSFNYRSSSAVPLHELPWASFDQYIEDKGRVIRSIFPEKSASQLLNREEWRVKMTPIQVLFLTCQPVAHITAKCISEADDYPPEIPGHITKFFEIQITKCEFPDLNPDYMPPNFSINGKGALYLERQGRHIWMKNLLDITLNITFPPLLSWVPEYVLQNIVQSVLENYAEDINNGFAVGLLADYNSFKRNKARYSV; encoded by the exons ATGAGTAACGAGAAAAGTATGGCAAACATTCTCCTAAATCCATGGCAACCCTTCTTGTCCAGCACCAGTTTCAAGCCACCGAAGAAGGACAAGATGAGTGATCATGGTCGTGCAAAGGCAGCATCTGGTTCAAGGAATCGTTTGGAATCCAAGAATATTGTCAATAGAACTTCCTCCTTTAATTACAGAAGCAGCTCTGCTGTTCCCCTTCATGAGTTGCCATGG GCTTCCTTTGATCAATATATAGAGGACAAGGGAAGAGTAATCCGATCTATATTTCCAGAAAAATCAGCAAGTCAGCTCCTCAACAGG GAAGAGTGGAGAGTTAAGATGACTCCCATCCAAGTCTTGTTCTTAACATGTCAACCAGTAGCTCACATTACAGCTAAATGTATATCTGAAGCAGATGATTACCCACCCGAGATTCCTGGTCATATCACCAAATTCTTCGAGATTCAAATT ACAAAGTGTGAGTTCCCAGATCTCAATCCTGATTACATGCCACCAAATTTCAGCATCAATGGAAAAGGAGCCTTGTATCTGGAAAGACAAGGAAGGCATATTTGGATGAAGAATCTTCTAGACATTACTTTAAACATTACTTTTCCTCCATTGCTCTCATGGGTTCCTGAATACGTGTTGCAAAACATTGTACAATCG GTCCTCGAAAATTACGCGGAGGATATCAATAATGGATTTGCTGTTGGACTGTTAGCAGATTATAACTCGTTCAAGAGGAACAAGGCCAGATATTCGGTGTAA